Proteins encoded within one genomic window of Carassius gibelio isolate Cgi1373 ecotype wild population from Czech Republic chromosome A4, carGib1.2-hapl.c, whole genome shotgun sequence:
- the LOC127977261 gene encoding serine/threonine-protein kinase WNK1 isoform X6 gives MSSENPDKVVTFLAPPPSNNVNGSGSDSLVGEKLDTTPVRKRRHTMDKDLKTAEHRFFRRSVICDSNVTALDLPSKACILTSPPDCEQFVVPVVLGLVPDITIDTQEGVSGVLLEEHAEDGRVAGVDGIVEVQSPSVQDVGVRQNETLGTVETEPSDVADKEEESGVADKREEEEKGVAKARAEAEQREAEKKVQEDEEVETKAVGTSPDGRFLKFDIEIGRGSFKTVYKGLDTETTVEVAWCELQDRKLSKSERTRFKEEAGMLKGLQHPNIVRFYDSWESPSKGRKCIVLVTELMTSGTLKTYLKRFKVMKIKVLRSWCRQILKGLHFLHTRAPPIIHRDLKCDNIFITGPTGSVKIGDLGLATLKRSSFAKSVIGTPEFMAPEMYEEKYDESVDVYAFGMCMLEMATSEYPYSECQNPAQIYRRVTSGVKPGSFDKVAIPEVKEIIEGCIRQNKDERYTIKDLLNHAFFQEETGVRVELAEEDDGEMIGIKLWLRIEDVKKLKGKYKDNEAIEFSFDLQRDVPEDVAQEMVESGYVCEGDHKTMAKAIRDRVSLICRKREQRQQVRAEQEKRKQEEEQMQLSSESLKNVPGSQGSAQSQCGSQPPTPGLVKPECEETDADPQLQYMHVGMTLADGVLDSGQGSSVFSEPQLSMSYSSPASSQPQQVPGQAAYPPSSQAPQQHTAYPQQPMPQSVSQPYGGGGSGLVEPPLFFPTILERPVSFSPPPSCSPKAFNVQRRKSTSILEAHTRHFQPTYHHSYGSSLHPLSGMEALGPGCEPSLFMMPRMATQRLAQPLHLQPPAEPPYGYKDMRAEQEETVRRLSLNQAALMDQLEAMAYSGYPMTAHQLSHISFHQQMKVAGAASLAYETQSQPGPAYLHPHIQSHMRLTHSPIPLLPSMSVSSSASAPQQTAAADPGHQPHSFPHSAPPVLAHTSEPNTTFDFHMHNLQADPAMLASRLYRARRGSMDLNLEEASGSQGLCGRLQPVTEELYSYVSPELPLPPGSLLLHGPKELSPEPSSDSMTSSDAGEFHSPPPHSLFQPQDCSAAQSIPQTLYYKTDGGSNVSEGHPPSQTTFLFIPPSESSTIPSSHISALHSTWARQPSHPPDLKYHESALSHQGTTLVQVPIPQSTSAMSLVSGSSPSATSASQQYGGYYVQALPSQAAVPQQVSLGQTFQPGVSLSHQQVPQQPPSTMVQSSSQTQVQPGSQPTQLLCVPTIAVAPLLQQPVPETLMYPAAVPVPATSPSALPPHLPQLVPPLVTPVPTIHVVTVPSPTEQPCLPADSPAQTSHSVSQNLMTELSQLQTPAVESCHSDVASGLSDGNEGATGGRHEGRSAKRHQRRSVRSRSRNEKTSKAKLNVLNISSMGDRVAECQLETHNRKMVTFKFDLDGDNPEEIAQIMVQSEFILESERESFIEQIREVIETADEKGVERERSQSASDHEQHVPTTSAPLEQGVPPSSATLVVHSAGRRFIVSPVPESRLREQFFISPQPTNKEPSPSVSVPLPALGLSMSASAVSLQQAFSELHQGRFDPGPSTAPPMLHVSMPPLLPAAAPLPSSAAPVVPPPVSSEVTSVSINPSGSSSPPPTLPASAMPSPPAHSQLPPTQNQAVPTVFSVISTTSSLPMPAVPAATSFPQTSVPIPAPACTAALPAHTATPMGSVSGGSSEQPPIPSASAQLTPPVIPTTAIQTPQLTPSTTAVIPTSPAQSQVPALQPVTTNTPVVQPTPMHSQPQTSTVPNQSHAHCVECDSDPQGKGVDDIQALDKKLRSLFMDLGSGLPSAQSDVTSDPLAASSIPGSSSPTACATPSSTPLPPSSLPLNSPGQPTGSPMTSMGNASTPIGYNQTTPSKAPLSRLPSQQPLEDLDAQLRRALSPETVPVSSVMNQSSLTGIPSGGQPGSFSVDDESAAAPAARGYILGRFQVSAAPDENALQAPTTSHDSSSTSSSSTTSSCSSSSSSLSSPENTLHRTSSPLREMKVDEVDGLPALPNQTKTHPQPTTIGRFQVTTKTDTKVGRFSVSRSQDEALVASFQTPEPQPAPPAHPAVGNGPSPGTLNNSVSSYFSSDNDSELEDEDFKREVSKLREKHMMESQALYTRQKAEIEALFTRLGKTPPAMVNPPVVNPAGRRRRPTKSKSSKSSRSSSQGSKSPVLPATSTLSMQSAPSMYPPPQAFLAPGGMIDGGSSPLLQSFKPSPSSENLCSAYTSDATLSAPSLCVTSQGCVKFSCGSERVTFKPGGRRTRFLSTPCLALWKMMKKVCPCNQLCRTSSTNTVAGNGQNQNQPPISQSQSCKGMFTDELHKLVDNWARDAMTLSQSKRGSKHQQQVAPQGHSYEMVPPPNMGRKYSAPGQLCPSIASTLSSHPPMPNTPATSLGALKGSLCPTPQYGYPSAPYSAQWAGLATHTQAGLLATSQPLGQYPQVPTPLQTFHISTLQKSVSHPGGPNLKTT, from the exons GATCGAAAGCTGTCGAAATCAGAGCGCACGCGGTTCAAGGAAGAGGCCGGGATGTTGAAAGGTCTGCAGCACCCAAACATTGTGCGTTTTTACGACTCATGGGAGTCGCCCTCCAAAGGCCGCAAGTGCATTGTGCTGGTCACAGAGCTCATGACGTCAGGAACCCTAAAAAC GTATCTGAAGCGCTTCAAGGTTATGAAGATAAAGGTGTTGCGGAGCTGGTGCCGGCAAATCCTGAAGGGCCTGCATTTCCTCCACACCAGGGCTCCTCCCATCATTCACCGGGACCTTAAGTGTGACAACATCTTTATCACCGGTCCCACCGGCTCCGTTAAGATCGGTGATCTGGGCTTGGCCACCCTCAAGCGCTCTTCATTCGCTAAGAGTGTCATAG GTACCCCTGAGTTCATGGCGCCTGAGATGTACGAGGAAAAATACGACGAGTCGGTGGATGTGTACGCCTTCGGAATGTGCATGCTGGAGATGGCTACCTCTGAGTACCCTTACTCCGAGTGTCAGAACCCCGCTCAAATCTATCGCAGAGTCACCAGC GGAGTTAAACCTGGGAGTTTCGACAAGGTAGCCATTCCAGAGGTGAAAGAGATCATCGAGGGATGTATTCGCCAAAACAAAGATGAAAG ATACACCATCAAGGACCTTCTGAACCATGCCTTTTTCCAAGAGGAGACCGGGGTGCGGGTGGAGCTGGCTGAGGAGGACGATGGGGAAATGATTGGCATCAAACTCTGGTTACGCATTGAAGACGTCAAGAAACTGAAAGGCAAATACAAAGACAATGAAGCCATCGAGTTTTCCTTTGACCTCCAACGAGATGTGCCAGAAGATGTGGCTCAGGAAATG gttGAGTCGGGCTATGTTTGCGAGGGTGACCACAAAACCATGGCCAAGGCCATCAGGGACCGCGTATCACTGATCTGTCGCAAACGAGAGCAAAGACAGCAGGTGCGAGCCGAGCAAGAGAAACGCAAGCAGGAGGAGGAGCAAATGCAGTTGTCCAGCGAGTCTTTGAAGAACGTGCCCGGCTCTCAAGGTTCTGCACAGAGTCAGTGCGGTTCCCAGCCTCCGACCCCTGGCCTCGTCAAACCTGAGTGTGAGGAGACTGATGCAGACCCGCAGCTTCAGTACATGCACGTTGGAATGACCT TGGCTGACGGGGTGCTTGACAGTGGTCAGGGTTCATCCGTGTTCTCAGAACCTCAACTCAGCATGTCGTATAGTTCTCCTGCATCATCGCAACCCCAACAGGTGCCTGGACAGGCTGCCTACCCTCCCAGCTCTCAAGCTCCCCAACAGCACACTGCATACCCCCAGCAGCCCATG CCGCAATCAGTGAGTCAGCCATACGGTGGAGGAGGCTCAGGTCTGGTCGAGCCCCCTCTCTTTTTCCCCACCATCCTGGAACGGCCTGTCTCATTCTCCCCACCGCCATCTTGCTCGCCTAAAGCTTTCAACGTGCAGCGCCGCAAGAGCACCTCCATCCTGGAGGCCCACACGCGTCACTTCCAGCCCACCTACCATCATAGCTATGGCAGCAGCCTGCACCCGCTTTCTGGCATGGAAGCTCTGGGACCTGGCTGCGAACCCTCCCTGTTCATGATGCCGAGGATGGCAACTCAAAGATTGGCCCAGCCACTGCACCTACAGCCCCCAGCAGAACCACCATACGGATATAAAGACATGAGGGCAGAGCAAGAGGAAACTGTGCGCAGACTCAGCCTCAACCAGGCTGCATTAATGGACCAACTGGAAGCCATGGCCTACAGTGGCTACCCTATGACTGCACATCAGCTAAGCCACATCAGCTTCCATCAGCAAATGAAGGTGGCTGGTGCAGCGAGCTTGGCCTATGAGACTCAATCACAGCCTGGGCCAGCTTACCTACACCCTCATATCCAGAGCCATATGCGCTTAACCCACAGCCCGATCCCACTGCTGCCTTCCATGAGTGTGTCTAGCTCTGCCTCTGCACCGCAGCAAACCGCAGCTGCAGATCCAGGCCATCAGCCCCACTCGTTTCCCCATTCCGCACCACCCGTGTTGGCTCACACATCTGAACCGAACACCACCTTTGATTTCCACATGCACAACCTCCAGGCGGACCCAGCCATGCTGGCGTCTAGACTGTACAGAGCCCGCCGGGGCTCCATGGACCTTAACCTGGAGGAAGCGTCTGGCAGCCAGGGTTTGTGTGGTCGACTGCAGCCCGTTACCGAAGAACTGTATAGCTACGTGAGCCCGGAGCTGCCTCTTCCCCCGGGCAGCCTGCTTCTCCATGGACCTAAAGAACTAAGTCCCGAACCTTCAAGTGACTCCATGACCTCCTCCGATGCTGGGGAGTTCCACTCGCCTCCGCCTCATTCATTGTTCCAACCTCAAGACTGTTCCGCAGCTCAATCCATCCCACAAACGTTGTACTACAAAACAGATGGAGGGAGCAACGTCAGTGAAGGACACCCACCCAGTCAGACGACGTTTCTGTTCATTCCACCTTCTGAATCATCTACCATTCCATCCTCACACATCAGTGCTCTGCACAGCACCTGGGCCCGTCAACCATCCCATCCACCGGACCTCAAATACCACGAGTCTGCCTTGTCCCATCAGGGCACTACCTTG GTGCAGGTCCCGATCCCTCAATCTACAAGTGCCATGTCTCTGGTTTCCGGCAGCTCCCCATCAGCCACCTCTGCTTCTCAACAG TATGGAGGTTACTACGTCCAAGCACTCCCTTCGCAG GCTGCTGTTCCACAACAGGTTTCCCTGGGGCAGACATTCCAACCAGGTGTCTCGTTATCCCACCAACAAGTTCCCCAACAGCCACCCAGCACTATGGTTCAGAGCAGTTCCCAGACACAGGTCCAGCCCGGCTCCCAGCCCACACAG TTACTCTGCGTGCCAACTATAGCAGTTGCCCCGTTGCTGCAGCAACCTGTGCCTGAAACGCTGATGTACCCGGCAGCCGTGCCTGTGCCAGCCACATCCCCGTCAGCGCTGCCGCCTCATCTACCACAATTGGTACCGCCTCTAGTGACACCTGTGCCAACCATCCATGTGGTCACAGTCCCCTCCCCAACCGAACAGCCATGTTTGCCAGCAGACAGCCCAGCGCAG ACATCTCATAGCGTCTCTCAGAATTTGATGACAGAGCTGTCACAACTCCAAACTCCTGCTGTGGAGAG ctGTCATTCTGATGTGGCATCTGGGCTCAGCGATGGTAATGAGGGTGCAACGGGTGGCAGGCATGAGGGTCGTTCTGCCAAACGGCACCAGCGCAGATCAGTGCGCAGCCGTTCACGCAATGAAAAAACCTCTAAGGCCAAGCTCAATGTGCTTAAT ATCTCCAGCATGGGCGATAGAGTTGCGGAGTGTCAATTAGAAACACACAACAGAAAAATGGTTACTTTCAAGTTTGATCTCGATGGCGATAACCCAGAGGAAATTGCACAGATAATG GTACAAAGTGAATTCATTCTAGAGAGCGAGCGCGAGTCCTTCATCGAGCAGATTCGAGAGGTCATAGAAACAGCAGATGAGAAAGGTGTGGAGAGAGAGCGCAGCCAG TCAGCCAGTGATCACGAGCAGCATGTGCCCACCACATCTGCGCCTCTTGAGCAAG GTGTGCCTCCTAGTTCAGCTACCCTGGTGGTCCACTCGGCAGGCCGCAGGTTTATCGTGAGTCCAGTGCCTGAATCCAGACTGAGGGAACAGTTCTTTATCTCACCCCAACCCACAAATAAAGAGCCTTCACCCT CTGTGTCAGTTCCACTGCCTGCCTTGGGGCTTTCTATGTCGGCGTCTGCAGTCAGTCTACAGCAGGCGTTCTCTGAATTGCATCAAGGCCGGTTTGACCCAGGCCCCAGCACTGCGCCACCTATGCTCCATGTCTCCATGCCCCCTCTGCTTCCCGCCGCAGCACCCTTGCCCTCTAGCGCCGCCCCGGTGGTCCCTCCCCCAGTGTCTTCTGAAGTGACCTCTGTCTCCATAAACCCTTCAGGGTCTTCGTCACCTCCTCCTACCCTTCCTGCCTCTGCCATGCCCTCCCCCCCAGCCCATTCGCAACTCCCTCCAACTCAAAATCAGGCTGTACCTACTGTCTTCAGTGTTATTTCCACCACTTCCTCTCTGCCAATGCCAGCTGTGCCTGCCGCCACATCCTTCCCCCAAACCTCAGTCCCCATTCCTGCACCTGCCTGTACTGCTGCCCTGCCAGCTCACACCGCGACTCCTATGGGATCTGTTTCTGGTGGCAGTAGTGAACAGCCGCCCATCCCCTCTGCTTCAGCTCAGCTCACACCACCAGTCATCCCCACCACAGCCATCCAGACGCCACAGCTCACACCATCCACCACTGCAGTTATTCCCACCTCACCTGCTCAGTCACAAGTGCCCGCCCTCCAACCGGTTACCACCAATACACCAGTCGTGCAGCCCACACCTATGCACAGCCAACCTCAAACCTCTACCGTGCCCAATCAGAGCCACGCACATTGTGTAGAATGTGACAGCGATCCACAGGGAAAGGGCGTTGATGACATTCAGGCTCTGGATAAAAAACTGCGCTCGCTTTTCATGGACCTAGGCTCTGGTCTACCCTCTGCCCAGTCTGATGTCACATCTGACCCCTTGGCAGCTTCAAGCATCCCTGGCTCCTCCTCTCCAACTGCCTGTGCCACCCCTAGCAGCACCCCTCTCCCTCCCTCTAGTTTACCCCTGAACTCCCCTGGTCAGCCCACAGGCTCTCCCATGACCTCCATGGGTAATGCCTCCACCCCGATCGGCTACAATCAGACAACTCCATCCAAAGCACCGTTATCAAGATTACCG TCCCAGCAGCCCCTGGAGGATCTGGATGCCCAGCTGAGACGGGCGCTGAGTCCAGAGACCGTCCCAGTCAGCAGTGTCATGAACCAG TCGTCTCTCACTGGGATCCCATCTGGAGGACAGCCAG GTTCGTTTTCTGTGGATGATGAGTCCGCAGCTGCACCTGCAGCCAGAGGATACATCCTGGGACGATTCCAG GTGTCAGCGGCTCCTGATGAGAACGCCTTGCAGGCTCCTACCACCTCCCATGACTCATCCTCCACATCTTCttcctccaccacctcctcctgtTCATCATCCTCCTCTAGTCTCTCTAGCCCTGAGAACACCCTACACCGAACCTCCTCTCCACTTAGAGAAATGAAAGTAGATGAGGTTGATGGCCTCCCTGCTCTCCCCAATCAGACGAAAACCCATCCCCAGCCCACCACCATTGGCCGTTTCCAGGTAACCACCAAGACGGACACAAAGGTGGGGCGTTTCTCAGTGAGCAGATCACAGGACGAGGCTCTTGTGGCTAGCTTCCAAACCCCAGAACCCCAGCCAGCACCTCCAGCCCATCCAGCTGTTGGAAACGGTCCAAGTCCCGGGACCCTCAACAACTCGGTCAGCTCCTACTTCAGCAGCGACAATGACTCAGAGTTGGAAGATGAAGACTTTAAGCGAGAAGTCAGCAAGTTGAGGGAGAA GCACATGATGGAGAGTCAGGCTCTGTACACCAGGCAGAAGGCAGAGATTGAAGCACTGTTCACTCGTTTGGGCAAAACACCTCCCGCTATGGTCAACCCTCCTGTTGTAAACCCAGCCGGCCGCAGACGACGTCCCACTAAGAGTAAAAGCAGCAAATCTAGCCGCAGTAGCTCACAGGGCAGCAAGAGTCCTGTACTGCCAG CAACCAGCACTTTATCCATGCAGAGCGCTCCCTCCATGTATCCGCCTCCGCAGGCCTTCCTGGCCCCTGGGGGGATGATAGATGGGGGGAGCAGCCCTCTGCTTCAGTCCTTCAAACCCTCCCCTTCTAGTGAGAACCTCTGCTCCGCTTACACCAGTGACGCCACGCTCTCTGCGCCCAGTTTGTGTGTCACCTCGCAAg GCTGTGTAAAGTTCAGCTGTGGGTCGGAGAGAGTGACCTTCAAACCAGGTGGCAGGAGGACGCGTTTTCTGAGTACGCCCTGCTTGGCTCTTT GGAAGATGATGAAAAAAGTGTGCCCCTGCAACCAACTTTGTA GGACGAGCAGCACCAACACGGTGGCAGGAAATGGTCAGAATCAAAACCAGCCGCCCATCTCTCAGTCCCAGAGCTGCAAGGGCATGTTCACAGACGAGCTGCACAAATTGGTGGACAACTGGGCCAGGGACGCTATGACCCTGTCGCAGAGCAAGAGAGGCTCCAAACACCAACAACAAGTGGCTCCTCAGGGCCACAGCTACGAA ATGGTTCCTCCTCCCAATATGGGTCGTAAGTACTCAGCTCCAGGCCAGCTGTGCCCAAGCATCGCTTCAACTCTGAGCAGCCACCCGCCCATGCCCAACACTCCCGCTACCTCTCTGGGGGCCCTGAAGGGCTCCTTGTGTCCCACGCCGCAGTACGGTTACCCCTCTGCACCTTACAGTGCCCAATGGGCTGGTTTGGCCACGCACACCCAGGCCGGTCTGCTGGCCACCTCGCAACCCCTGGGACAGTACCCCCAGGTCCCCACCCCTTTACAGACGTTCCACATCAGCACTTTGCAAAAGTCAGTCAGCCACCCGGGTGGACCCAACCTGAAGACCACGTAG